The following coding sequences lie in one Microvirga sp. 17 mud 1-3 genomic window:
- a CDS encoding universal stress protein, whose protein sequence is MQILAATDFSTRSYRALRRAGLLAKACGAELSLVHVVDDDQPPNLVAIETREAERILAEQIGAMAELQSLRCRPMAVAGDPFDGILRTATTVQADLIVMGAHRKQLLRDVFIGTTIERVIRTGPHPVLMVNDEVERPYRTALAAVDLSEPSANAIKTSMTLGLLRTLRLTLVHAFFPLAKGKLSYAGVSKDNIDEYVAGERLRATQELITFLDANGLSDVGQSKHIEEGAPFEVISSTVKRLSPDLLVMGTHGRSGIAKMLLGSVAEEVLRSLDVDILTVPPTR, encoded by the coding sequence ATGCAAATTCTCGCAGCGACCGATTTCTCGACCCGATCATACCGGGCATTGCGGCGAGCCGGCTTGCTGGCAAAGGCTTGCGGCGCCGAGCTCTCCCTCGTCCATGTCGTCGACGATGATCAGCCGCCGAATCTGGTCGCGATCGAGACACGCGAGGCCGAACGCATCCTCGCCGAGCAGATCGGTGCAATGGCCGAGCTTCAGAGTCTCCGATGCCGTCCGATGGCGGTTGCCGGCGATCCATTCGACGGGATCCTGCGAACGGCGACGACGGTTCAGGCAGACCTGATCGTCATGGGGGCGCACCGCAAGCAGCTTTTGCGGGATGTCTTCATTGGTACGACGATCGAGCGCGTGATCCGAACCGGACCTCACCCGGTTCTGATGGTCAACGACGAGGTGGAGAGGCCCTACCGGACAGCCTTAGCGGCTGTCGACCTGTCGGAGCCGTCCGCAAACGCCATCAAAACCAGCATGACCCTGGGATTACTCCGGACCCTCAGGCTCACGCTGGTCCATGCGTTTTTCCCGCTGGCAAAGGGGAAACTGTCCTATGCCGGGGTCAGCAAGGATAACATCGATGAGTACGTTGCGGGCGAACGGCTCCGAGCGACCCAGGAGCTGATCACGTTCCTGGACGCGAATGGCCTCAGCGATGTTGGGCAGTCCAAGCACATCGAGGAAGGCGCTCCGTTCGAGGTGATTTCCAGCACCGTGAAGCGGTTGAGCCCCGACCTCCTTGTGATGGGGACCCATGGCCGATCCGGTATCGCCAAAATGCTCTTGGGGAGCGTGGCCGAAGAAGTGTTGCGATCGCTCGACGTCGATATCCTCACCGTCCCGCCCACCAGGTGA
- a CDS encoding SLC13 family permease translates to MPWESFQIPIVLMLMALVLVGFVRERLAPDVIAMLAFSALIATGILTSDEALSVFSNSGPITVACMFILSAALERTGVVDRLGGIAIKAAGRSPRLALIGMGVVVLTVSAFINNTPVVVILTPVAILMARTLQVAPSRLLIPLSYASIFGGTTTLLGSSTNLLVSGVAVSHGLPPISMFEITAPGVVMAVLGITYLAVFGRWLLPDRRSPVVEQPERLFLSEVLIPSDSPLVGRTLAQAGLRSGEAVRVLEVIKGEQSFRYAIDDIVLEPGSRIVLETHAGGLLGLHETGRLDFGARDRHLVEPVREEPGVLMEGVVGPHSRMISHPIADLNLRLYGVYILAVHRRGAELHGNFDELTLASGDILLLEGTTDGLRRLFDRGELVNLTEPSDRPLRPDKAPIAISAVAAVAVLGAFDVLPIEMLALIGATAVVALGCLRPDEAYEAIQWRILFLIFGMLGLGIAFEKTGAADVLVREVATVASGLSPVAILALLYLFTSILTEFMSNNATALLVTPIAIALAEQLGVDPRPFVIAVVFAASASFATPIGYQTNTFVYGAGGYKFTDFLRVGVPLSAIMWIAACILIPLFWPLAP, encoded by the coding sequence ATGCCCTGGGAGTCATTTCAGATCCCCATCGTCCTGATGCTGATGGCGCTGGTTCTTGTCGGCTTTGTTCGCGAGCGCCTCGCCCCGGATGTCATCGCGATGCTGGCGTTCAGCGCCCTGATCGCGACCGGCATCCTGACCAGCGATGAGGCATTGAGCGTGTTCAGCAACAGCGGCCCGATCACGGTGGCCTGTATGTTCATCCTCAGCGCCGCCTTGGAAAGGACTGGTGTCGTCGACAGGCTGGGCGGAATTGCCATCAAGGCGGCCGGTCGGTCGCCGCGCCTCGCGCTCATCGGGATGGGCGTCGTCGTCCTGACGGTCTCCGCGTTCATCAACAATACGCCGGTCGTGGTGATCCTGACGCCCGTGGCCATTCTCATGGCCCGAACGCTTCAGGTTGCCCCGTCCAGGCTTCTGATCCCCCTCTCGTACGCCAGTATCTTTGGCGGCACGACGACCCTGCTCGGCAGCTCGACGAACCTTCTGGTGAGCGGCGTGGCCGTCAGCCATGGGCTCCCACCGATTTCGATGTTCGAGATCACAGCGCCGGGTGTCGTCATGGCCGTGCTTGGCATCACCTACCTGGCTGTGTTCGGGCGCTGGCTGCTGCCGGATCGGCGGTCGCCGGTTGTGGAGCAGCCGGAGCGCTTGTTCCTGTCGGAGGTCCTCATCCCGTCAGACTCTCCGCTCGTTGGCCGCACCCTGGCGCAAGCCGGCCTACGGAGCGGCGAGGCTGTCCGGGTTCTTGAGGTCATCAAGGGTGAACAATCTTTCCGATACGCCATCGACGACATCGTCCTCGAGCCCGGCTCCCGGATCGTCCTTGAAACCCACGCCGGTGGGCTGTTGGGATTGCACGAAACCGGGCGACTCGATTTCGGCGCCCGTGATCGGCACCTCGTCGAGCCGGTCCGCGAGGAACCTGGGGTGCTGATGGAGGGGGTTGTCGGTCCCCACTCCCGGATGATCAGCCATCCGATTGCTGACCTGAACCTCCGGCTGTATGGCGTCTACATTCTCGCTGTCCACCGTCGGGGCGCTGAGCTCCACGGCAACTTCGACGAGTTGACGCTCGCCTCCGGAGACATCCTGCTGTTGGAGGGAACGACAGACGGCCTGCGGCGTCTCTTCGACCGCGGAGAGCTGGTCAACCTGACGGAGCCGAGCGACCGTCCGCTGCGCCCGGACAAGGCTCCGATCGCCATCAGTGCAGTGGCTGCCGTCGCGGTTCTCGGCGCGTTCGACGTCTTGCCGATCGAGATGCTGGCGCTTATCGGTGCGACCGCGGTGGTGGCGCTTGGCTGCCTGAGGCCCGATGAGGCGTACGAGGCCATCCAGTGGCGCATCCTCTTCCTCATCTTCGGCATGCTCGGGCTCGGCATCGCATTCGAGAAGACGGGAGCCGCGGACGTGCTGGTTCGGGAAGTCGCGACCGTGGCCTCCGGATTGAGCCCCGTCGCCATTCTCGCTCTTCTTTACCTGTTCACCTCGATTCTGACCGAGTTCATGAGCAACAACGCGACGGCTCTCCTGGTCACGCCCATCGCCATCGCCCTGGCGGAGCAACTTGGGGTCGACCCACGGCCGTTCGTCATCGCAGTGGTCTTTGCAGCGAGCGCCAGCTTCGCGACGCCGATCGGGTATCAGACCAACACGTTTGTCTATGGTGCGGGCGGCTACAAGTTCACGGACTTCCTCCGGGTCGGCGTTCCCCTGAGCGCGATCATGTGGATTGCGGCCTGCATCCTGATTCCATTGTTTTGGCCTCTGGCGCCGTAG
- a CDS encoding GreA/GreB family elongation factor, with protein sequence MHTHMPLPQITIATDDYNRLISATALKRRHRGPHHDFLMSELRRASLCHPDALPDDVVSTNAKVTYRINGRGTPMAHVLVYPEDLLWPGAELSVTTPLGTALLGLRVGDRMPFRTGPNGPVHEVVVEDVQFRLLPDEEEPTRTTSDQSGNEHDNSRDDLERRLDDALMETFPASDPVSVIICRRS encoded by the coding sequence ATGCACACCCACATGCCATTGCCGCAGATCACCATCGCGACGGACGACTACAACCGCCTCATCTCGGCGACCGCCCTGAAGCGCCGCCACCGCGGACCGCACCACGACTTCCTGATGTCGGAGTTGCGGCGGGCTTCGCTCTGCCATCCCGACGCTTTGCCTGACGACGTGGTCTCGACCAACGCGAAGGTCACGTACCGTATCAACGGCCGGGGAACGCCGATGGCACACGTTCTAGTCTATCCAGAGGACCTGCTCTGGCCGGGTGCGGAACTGTCCGTGACGACGCCCTTGGGGACCGCCCTCCTCGGTCTGCGCGTGGGCGACCGCATGCCGTTCCGGACGGGCCCGAACGGGCCCGTGCACGAGGTCGTAGTGGAGGATGTTCAGTTCAGGCTTCTGCCGGATGAGGAGGAGCCTACCCGAACGACGTCGGATCAATCAGGCAACGAGCACGACAACTCGCGGGACGACCTGGAGCGCCGGCTTGACGATGCCCTGATGGAGACGTTCCCGGCCAGCGACCCAGTCTCGGTCATCATCTGCCGACGGTCCTGA
- a CDS encoding sorbosone dehydrogenase family protein, whose protein sequence is MIRPFLLIGALGIALSACNDEPRPVQYGSNPDLPEPQRGLLPSMKIPRPANWGTDLPKVPQGYRIQPIATDLRIPRQTLVLPNGDILVAEGSGGYAPTLRPKDLIAGYIKSLGKSSVKGGDRLTLLRDGDGDGTYEMQGVFADKLNAPYGLALVNGAIYVANQDALVRFDYRDGQTQASGPPTKVTDLPAVINHHWTKSMAASADGRFLYVGIGSNSNITERGMDAEEDRAMVWQIDVQTGMHRPYATGLRNPTALAIQPGTGQLWAVVNERDEIGPNLVPDYLTSVREGAFYGWPYSYWGQNVDPRAQPQDPEMVAAAIRPDYSLGSHVAALGVSFSNPAMGADFADGVFVGEHGSWNRSVPVGYRVIFVPFRDGKPAGEPIDFVSGFLVNDGNTRGRPVGVTVDPRGALIVADDMSNTIWRVTKN, encoded by the coding sequence ATGATCCGCCCCTTCCTCCTGATCGGTGCCCTTGGCATTGCCCTATCCGCCTGCAACGACGAACCCAGGCCGGTGCAATACGGCTCCAACCCGGACCTGCCCGAACCGCAGCGTGGCTTGTTGCCCTCCATGAAGATCCCGAGGCCGGCCAATTGGGGAACCGACCTCCCGAAGGTGCCGCAGGGCTACAGGATCCAACCCATCGCCACCGACCTCAGGATCCCGCGCCAGACCCTGGTCCTCCCGAACGGCGACATTCTGGTCGCGGAGGGATCGGGCGGCTACGCGCCGACCTTACGTCCCAAGGACCTGATCGCGGGCTACATCAAGAGCCTCGGCAAGAGTTCGGTCAAGGGCGGCGACCGGCTGACGCTGCTGCGTGACGGCGACGGCGACGGCACCTACGAGATGCAGGGCGTCTTCGCCGACAAGCTCAACGCACCCTATGGCCTCGCGTTGGTCAACGGCGCCATCTACGTCGCCAACCAGGATGCGCTGGTGCGCTTCGACTACCGTGACGGCCAGACCCAGGCGAGCGGGCCGCCGACGAAGGTCACGGACCTGCCTGCGGTGATCAACCACCACTGGACGAAGTCGATGGCCGCCAGCGCCGACGGGCGCTTCCTCTATGTCGGCATCGGCTCCAACAGCAACATCACCGAGCGCGGGATGGATGCCGAGGAGGACCGGGCGATGGTCTGGCAGATCGACGTCCAGACGGGAATGCACAGACCCTACGCCACCGGACTTCGCAACCCCACGGCCCTCGCCATCCAGCCGGGAACGGGCCAGCTCTGGGCGGTGGTGAACGAACGGGACGAGATCGGCCCCAATCTCGTGCCGGACTATCTCACCTCCGTGCGGGAGGGCGCCTTCTACGGGTGGCCCTACAGCTATTGGGGTCAGAACGTCGACCCGCGGGCCCAGCCGCAGGATCCGGAGATGGTCGCCGCCGCGATCCGCCCGGACTACAGTCTGGGGTCGCACGTGGCGGCGCTCGGCGTGTCCTTCTCGAACCCGGCCATGGGCGCGGACTTCGCCGACGGGGTGTTTGTGGGCGAGCACGGCAGCTGGAACCGCAGCGTGCCGGTCGGCTACCGGGTCATCTTCGTGCCGTTCCGCGACGGGAAACCCGCCGGAGAACCGATCGACTTCGTGTCCGGGTTCCTGGTCAACGACGGCAACACGCGGGGACGGCCGGTCGGGGTGACGGTGGATCCCCGCGGCGCCCTGATCGTCGCTGACGACATGTCGAATACGATCTGGAGAGTGACGAAAAACTGA
- the rnk gene encoding nucleoside diphosphate kinase regulator has translation MEQVNRPLIAISAIDYDRLSWIANAGGQSQRHKAAGMLTDELRRAEIVPPEAIRPDVVTMHSEVEYQDDVTGQIRRMTLVYPDEEDLDADRISILTYIGAALIGLREGQSIKWQGPMGGWRGLTVRRVHFQPERMAGLSA, from the coding sequence ATGGAGCAGGTGAACCGACCTCTCATCGCCATCTCTGCGATCGATTATGACCGGCTGTCGTGGATCGCGAACGCGGGTGGTCAAAGCCAACGCCACAAGGCCGCCGGGATGCTGACGGACGAACTCAGGCGCGCCGAAATCGTGCCTCCCGAGGCGATCCGTCCGGACGTCGTCACCATGCATTCGGAAGTCGAATACCAGGACGACGTGACCGGTCAGATCCGCCGCATGACTCTGGTGTATCCGGATGAGGAGGATCTGGATGCGGACCGGATTTCGATCCTGACCTACATCGGTGCGGCGCTCATCGGCCTGCGGGAGGGGCAGTCGATCAAGTGGCAGGGTCCAATGGGCGGATGGCGTGGGCTGACCGTGCGGCGGGTGCACTTCCAGCCCGAGCGCATGGCCGGCCTCAGCGCCTGA
- a CDS encoding DUF2231 domain-containing protein, translated as MVALSSPGALRPLHPLHAILLAFPLPLFLGALLSDLAYRSTFHVQWANFSSWLIAGGLVGGGFAALWALVNLFRRGTASKGRLAVYFLVLLAMWVLGFVNALVHAKDAWATMPESLYLSVIATLLALVAAWIGYSGFRTGEVT; from the coding sequence GTGGTTGCCCTATCCAGCCCGGGGGCTCTGAGGCCGCTTCACCCCCTTCACGCCATCCTGCTCGCCTTTCCGCTTCCCTTGTTCCTGGGCGCACTGCTCAGCGATCTCGCTTACCGGTCGACCTTCCATGTGCAGTGGGCGAATTTCTCGTCCTGGCTCATCGCCGGCGGACTCGTTGGCGGTGGCTTCGCCGCGCTCTGGGCCCTGGTCAATCTCTTTCGCCGCGGAACGGCCAGCAAGGGGCGATTGGCGGTTTATTTCCTTGTGCTGCTAGCCATGTGGGTCCTCGGCTTCGTCAACGCCCTCGTCCACGCGAAAGACGCCTGGGCGACCATGCCAGAGAGCCTCTATCTTTCGGTGATCGCGACGCTGCTGGCCCTCGTGGCCGCCTGGATCGGCTATTCCGGATTCCGCACCGGAGAAGTGACATGA
- the acnA gene encoding aconitate hydratase AcnA: MDSFGATSELKVGDLTYAIHRLDALQQHGIDIQRLPYSLRILLENLLRNENGSSVTRDDIEALAGWKPGSTDRTEIAFQPARVLLQDFTGVPAIVDLAAMRDAMVRLGGDPSKINPLQPVELVIDHSIQADAFGVPEAMRINQRLDYRRNGERYAFLKWGQQAFEKFRVAPPNSGICHQVNIEYLARVVFGAEEGSNDRGNSRTLPLAYPDTLVGTDSHTPMVNGLGVLGWGVGGIEAEAAMLGQPVSMLIPEVVGFKLTGHLREGVTATDLVLTVTQMLRKKGVVGKFVEFYGPGIENVPVVDRATIGNMSPEYGSTCAIFPVDHLTLDYLRLTGRPEARIALVEAYMKEQGLFHHSRASEPVFSDTLELDLGEVEPSIAGPGRPQDRIPLPRVKEAFAASLPLLLPPEPRRSQKGADARTSSDERLNVWGESASDDPSSGPPTGGAEALGHGSVVIAAITSCTNTSNPSVMLAAGLLAKRAVERGLDRRPWVKTTLAPGSRVVTAYYERAGLTPYLERLGFNLVGYGCTTCIGNSGPLPAEISQEIHRRGLVVAAALSGNRNFEGRIHSEVRANYLMSPPLVVAFALAGRITIDLESEPLAHDPHGTPVFLRDLWPSQDEIQRTIREATGSELYLENYREIFTGDEEWRALEAPSGHIYQWDPHSTYVRSPPFFSTMTRETPAAVPEIEGARVIAVFGDSITTDHISPAGTIQEKSPAGVYLVAQGVAPRDFNSYGARRGNHEVMVRGTFANVRIRNQLASGTEGGYTSHLPTGDVTTIYEASQRYMQDGVPLLVLAGKDYGSGSSRDWAAKGPYLQGVRAVIAESFERIHRSNLVGMGILPLQFVDGASVQSLGLTGREVCDITGITAGVASGFAQSRRLTVRARREDGSATEFEVSARIETPQEVLYVRHGGILQYVLRQLLGERSEHVAAPAPKPHPLPIGDPDGTVDEGSIQSFPASDPASYTGSTGG, translated from the coding sequence ATGGACAGCTTCGGAGCCACGTCAGAACTGAAGGTGGGAGATCTCACCTATGCGATCCACCGCCTCGATGCGTTACAACAGCATGGGATCGATATCCAGCGCCTGCCTTACTCCCTTCGGATCCTGCTCGAGAACCTGCTCAGGAACGAGAACGGCTCCTCGGTGACCCGGGACGACATCGAGGCGCTTGCGGGGTGGAAACCGGGTTCGACCGACCGCACCGAGATCGCGTTTCAGCCCGCCCGCGTTTTGCTGCAGGATTTCACTGGGGTTCCTGCAATCGTCGATCTCGCGGCGATGCGCGACGCCATGGTCCGGCTCGGTGGCGATCCGTCCAAAATCAATCCGCTGCAGCCGGTGGAACTGGTGATCGACCATTCGATCCAGGCCGACGCCTTCGGGGTTCCGGAGGCCATGCGGATCAACCAGCGGCTCGACTACCGCCGCAACGGCGAGCGCTATGCCTTCCTCAAATGGGGCCAGCAAGCCTTCGAGAAGTTCCGCGTCGCGCCGCCCAACAGTGGCATCTGCCACCAGGTCAACATCGAATACCTCGCCCGTGTGGTCTTCGGGGCGGAAGAGGGCTCAAACGACCGTGGAAACAGCCGTACGCTCCCGCTGGCCTATCCGGACACGCTGGTGGGAACGGACTCGCATACGCCGATGGTGAACGGGCTCGGTGTGCTCGGCTGGGGGGTCGGCGGCATCGAGGCCGAGGCCGCGATGCTCGGCCAGCCGGTCTCCATGCTCATCCCGGAGGTGGTGGGGTTCAAGCTCACCGGTCATTTGCGCGAGGGCGTGACCGCCACCGATCTTGTCCTCACCGTGACGCAGATGCTGCGCAAGAAGGGCGTTGTCGGCAAGTTCGTGGAGTTCTACGGCCCGGGCATCGAGAACGTGCCCGTCGTGGACCGCGCCACGATCGGCAACATGTCACCTGAATACGGATCGACCTGTGCGATCTTCCCGGTCGATCACCTCACCCTCGACTATCTGCGCCTGACCGGCCGCCCGGAGGCGCGGATCGCCCTTGTCGAGGCCTACATGAAGGAGCAGGGCCTGTTCCACCACAGTCGCGCGTCGGAGCCGGTGTTCAGCGACACGCTCGAGCTTGACCTGGGCGAGGTCGAACCGAGCATCGCCGGTCCTGGCCGGCCGCAGGATCGCATTCCGCTGCCCCGGGTCAAGGAGGCCTTCGCGGCCTCTCTGCCATTGCTTCTCCCGCCCGAGCCACGCCGGTCGCAGAAGGGGGCGGATGCCCGCACCTCGTCAGACGAGCGCCTCAACGTCTGGGGTGAATCGGCCAGCGACGATCCCTCTTCCGGGCCGCCCACAGGCGGGGCCGAAGCCTTGGGCCACGGCTCCGTCGTGATCGCGGCGATCACCAGCTGTACCAACACGTCGAACCCCTCCGTTATGCTGGCGGCCGGGCTGCTCGCCAAGCGCGCGGTGGAACGCGGGCTTGATCGTCGGCCCTGGGTGAAGACCACCCTCGCACCCGGATCGCGCGTGGTCACGGCCTATTACGAGCGGGCCGGCCTCACGCCCTATCTCGAACGGCTGGGCTTCAACCTCGTCGGCTACGGCTGCACCACCTGCATTGGCAATTCCGGGCCGCTTCCGGCGGAGATCTCCCAGGAGATCCACCGCAGGGGACTCGTGGTCGCGGCGGCGCTGTCGGGAAACCGCAACTTCGAGGGACGCATTCACTCGGAGGTCCGCGCGAATTACCTGATGTCCCCGCCGCTCGTCGTGGCCTTCGCGCTCGCCGGACGCATCACGATCGATCTTGAAAGCGAGCCGCTCGCGCACGATCCGCACGGAACCCCCGTCTTTCTGCGCGATCTCTGGCCGAGCCAGGACGAGATCCAGCGGACCATTCGCGAGGCGACGGGTTCGGAGCTCTACCTCGAGAACTACCGCGAGATCTTCACCGGTGACGAGGAATGGCGGGCGCTCGAGGCGCCCTCCGGGCACATCTATCAGTGGGACCCACACTCCACCTACGTGCGCAGTCCGCCCTTCTTCTCGACAATGACGCGCGAGACCCCGGCGGCAGTCCCGGAGATCGAGGGAGCGCGCGTCATTGCGGTGTTTGGCGACAGCATCACCACCGACCACATCTCGCCGGCCGGAACGATCCAGGAAAAATCCCCCGCTGGAGTGTATCTCGTGGCGCAGGGCGTCGCGCCCAGGGACTTCAACTCGTATGGGGCGCGGCGCGGCAATCACGAGGTGATGGTGCGGGGCACCTTCGCTAATGTGCGCATCCGCAACCAGCTCGCGTCCGGTACCGAAGGCGGATACACCAGCCATCTGCCGACTGGCGACGTCACCACCATCTATGAGGCAAGCCAGCGTTATATGCAGGACGGTGTGCCGCTGCTTGTCCTCGCTGGAAAGGATTATGGATCCGGCTCCAGCAGGGACTGGGCCGCCAAGGGCCCATACCTGCAGGGCGTGCGCGCGGTGATCGCCGAAAGCTTCGAGCGGATTCACCGGTCGAACCTCGTCGGCATGGGTATCTTACCGCTGCAATTCGTGGACGGCGCCTCGGTTCAAAGCCTTGGCCTGACCGGACGCGAGGTGTGCGACATCACTGGGATCACCGCCGGGGTGGCGAGCGGTTTTGCACAGTCGCGCCGGCTTACCGTGCGGGCACGGCGGGAGGATGGCAGTGCGACCGAATTCGAGGTGAGCGCCCGCATCGAAACGCCGCAAGAGGTGCTCTACGTTCGCCACGGGGGCATCCTGCAATACGTTCTGCGCCAGCTCCTTGGAGAGCGCTCGGAACACGTTGCTGCGCCCGCCCCGAAGCCCCATCCACTTCCGATAGGCGACCCTGACGGGACGGTGGACGAGGGCTCGATCCAGTCCTTCCCGGCAAGCGATCCGGCCTCCTACACCGGGAGCACGGGAGGCTAA